A genome region from Coffea arabica cultivar ET-39 chromosome 7e, Coffea Arabica ET-39 HiFi, whole genome shotgun sequence includes the following:
- the LOC113702389 gene encoding uncharacterized protein, with amino-acid sequence MDEFSGKRHRVGVVVPRKGSRLVSRDTIDKRDQNAEFCNRLGCNGRLKYGKSNQSDCADKSKNIRPSGHSSNGKQITRSSPETCFPINNGRKSRRDSDSFRKSLSNLDNDSAESCGVRCEPDVTEHIPLVNRNNMVLQPDLQDSSAGKVTLTEVGSSSTRSSNKSHIVFRHKPPSGCQNPLPGPSVTSVISTSNSMASGSRNYNGSRYGLRNLRCNSISDVNPRGGSASESKVKRDVLRKRGPEAQSSASSSGRRGSMARSEDGHVSTFNTGISVAGSRHGRSWVSNSDSHTAPLRTRKALNSNTRIGLSNLDNRNALLTSESSSGIAQLSRPETPNSANLHSLSYQSSMEGSSNASSSCRLSARTGIMSLTPTEHGITHALRRHNLNGVAEVLLALERIGQDEEYEHLLALENDLFLGHLNFYDQHRDMRLDIDNMSYEELLALEERMGTVSTAFSEEAFAKCITKSIYQTATADVGAAGCSEDEADIRCSICQEEYVAGDEIGKLGCEHGYHLVCIHQWLRLKNWCPICKASAAPSQSSLSS; translated from the exons ATGGATGAGTTTTCTGGTAAGAGACACAGAGTTGGGGTGGTTGTCCCCAGAAAAGGATCTAGACTTGTTTCCAGGGATACCATTGATAAAAGAGATCAAAATGCTGAATTTTGCAATCGTCTTGGATGCAATGGAAGACTTAAATATGGAAAGAGTAATCAAAGTGATTGTGCTGACAAATCCAAAAATATAAGGCCTTCTGGTCATTCTTCAAATGGCAAGCAGATTACTAGGAGCTCCCCAGAGACTTGTTTTCCAATTAATAATGGAAGAAAATCACGACGTGATTCTGATTCTTTTAGGAAATCTTTGTCTAACTTAGACAATGATTCTGCAGAATCTTGTGGTGTTCGGTGTGAGCCAGATGTTACGGAACACATCCCTTTAGTAAATAGGAATAACATGGTACTTCAGCCTGATTTACAAGATTCAAGTGCTGGTAAAGTCACACTGACAGAAGTAGGGAGTTCAAGCACAAGATCAAGTAATAAATCTCATATAGTATTTCGTCACAAGCCTCCGTCTGGCTGTCAAAATCCTCTTCCTGGTCCCTCTGTTACATCTGTTATTTCTACCTCAAATAGCATGGCTTCAGGGTCTAGGAACTACAATGGGAGTCGGTATGGTTTAAGAAATTTAAGATGCAACTCAATATCTGATGTTAACCCACGAGGTGGTTCAGCCTCAGAATCTAAGGTTAAGAGGGatgttttaagaaaaagagGTCCTGAAGCACAAAGTAGTGCATCTTCTTCAGGAAGAAGAGGTAGCATGGCTCGTTCTGAAGATGGACATGTCTCCACCTTCAATACAGGAATCTCTGTCGCTGGCTCAAGACATGGTAGAAGCTGGGTTTCAAATAGTGATTCTCACACTGCACCTCTGAGGACTCGGAAGGCATTGAACTCAAATACTAGGATTGGGCTTTCAAATCTTGACAACAGAAATGCTTTATTAACCAGTGAATCCAGTAGCGGTATTGCACAATTATCTAGACCTGAAACTCCTAATAGTGCTAATTTACATAGTTTATCTTATCAATCTTCCATGGAAGGTTCTTCAAATGCTTCAAGCTCCTGTAGACTATCTGCGAGAACTGGTATAATGTCCTTGACGCCCACAGAACATGGTATTACTCATGCTTTGCGGCGACATAACCTGAATGGAGTTGCTGAG GTACTACTAGCTCTTGAGAGAATTGGACAAGATGAAGAGTATGAG CACTTACTTGCTTTGGAGAACGATTTATTTCTTGGCCACCTTAACTTCTACGACCAGCACAGAGATATGAGATTAGACATTGATAACATGTCGTACGAG GAATTACTTGCTTTAGAGGAGAGGATGGGTACTGTGAGCACAGCATTCTCAGAAGAGGCATTTGCTAAATGCATCACGAAAAGCATATACCAGACTGCTACGGCAGATGTTGGGGCTGCTGGATGTAGTGAGGATGAAGCTGATATTAGATGCAGTATTTGCCAG